A genomic segment from Fusarium keratoplasticum isolate Fu6.1 chromosome 10, whole genome shotgun sequence encodes:
- a CDS encoding ANAPC4-WD40 domain-containing protein: MAALPGAAGIAASSHHRSKRAMDESKSHAAAPRASTPPPRSDRGRLEPRQTLDNGSNRSLRSNARKSDATRASPFDVDAVDNALLREFQRPQRESTPGASPHRKRQRINGDRFIPTRSGQDLQASFSLLHEDGSPATPSKQKKRTPHGELHFQKTEEANRTFSHLLRAELFENSVPQAATPTLSPNQALPTTSHIPANDGTRAHTPPTNATAPSLPSSSLTPSTPHKNLFSYMSPRHHSNVAGHPTPSKTPQSRHGPNLDTRAEIYSLSPVRFGSQQMLLSPRRQPRAVSKVPYKVLDAPELADDFYLNLVDWGSANILGVGLGSSVYMWNAQTSKVNKLCTLEDDTVTSVSWIQKGTHLAIGTGKGLVQIWDAEKARRLRTMTGHTARVGSLAWNTHILTSGSRDRLIYHRDVRAPDQWLRKLVGHKQEVCGLKWNCEDGQLASGGNDNKLMVWDKLSETPLWKFSDHTAAVKAISWSPHQRGLLASGGGTADRRIIFHDTVKGSVINEIDTGSQVCNIAWSKNSNEIVSTHGYSQNQIVVWKYPSMTQVASLTGHTYRVLYLAMSPDGRTIVTGAGDETLRFWSTFGRRPGTREDGDNGGRLADWAVIR; encoded by the exons ATGGCGGCACTTCCTGGAGCCGCCGGCATCGCTGCCTCGAGTCATCATCGCTCTAAGCGAGCCATGGACGAATCCAAAAGCCATGCCGCCGCTCCTCGCGCATctactcctcctccccgcTCAGATCGCGGCCGCTTGGAGCCCAGACAGACTCTCGACAATGGATCCAATCGTTCTCTTCGTAGCAACGCAAGGAAAAGCGACGCCACCCGTGCGAGCCCGTTCGATGTCGACGCCGTCGACAACGCTTTGTTACGCGAGTTCCAACGACCACAGCGAGAGAGCACACCGGGTGCCAGTCCTCATCGTAAGCGACAGCGGATAAACGGTGATCG ATTCATCCCGACTCGTTCCGGCCAAGACCTGCAAGCTAGCTTCAGTCTTCTCCATGAGGATGGATCACCTGCTACCCCTTCGAAACAAAAGAAGCGTACTCCTCACGGTGAACTGCACTTCCAAAAGA CGGAGGAGGCAAACCGCACTTTCTCACACCTGCTTCGTGCTGAGCTCTTTGAGAACTCAGTACCCCAAGCAGCAACCCCAACTCTCTCCCCGAACCAAGCTCTCCCCACAACCTCCCACATCCCCGCCAACGATGGCACTCGGGCTCACACACCTCCCACTAATGCAACCGCGCCTTCAttgccgtcttcttcattaacgccatcaacaccccACAAGAACCTCTTCTCATACATGTCACCACGCCACCACAGCAACGTCGCTGGACACCCGACTCCCTCGAAGACACCACAAAGCCGCCACGGCCCCAATTTGGATACTAGAGCTGAGATATACAGCCTATCGCCAGTACGATTTGGCAGCCAACAGATGCTGCTCAGCCCTAGGCGTCAGCCAAGGGCTGTTAGCAAAGTGCCCTACAAGGTCCTTGACGCCCCCGAACTGGCCGATGATTTCTATCTGAACTTGGTGGATTGGGGGAGTGCAAACATTCTTGGTGTCGGCCTGGGTTCTAGTGTTTACATGTGGAACGCGCAAACCAGCAAGGTAAACAAACTTTGCACGTTGGAGGACGACACCGTGACAAGCGTGTCATGGATACAAAAAGGCACACACCTTGCTATAGGGACCGGCAAGGGCCTAGTGCAGATCTGGGATGCAGAAAAGGCACGAAGACTACGAACAATGACTGGTCACACAGCGCGTGTGGGATCCTTGGCCTGGAACACCCACATTCTTACCTCTGGATCGCGCGATCGACTCATCTATCACCGCGACGTGCGAGCTCCCGACCAGTGGTTGAGGAAACTCGTTGGCCATAAGCAAGAAGTTTGTGGCCTCAAGTGGAATTGCGAGGATGGGCAGCTGGCGAGTGGTGGTAACGACAACAAGCTCATGGTCTGGGATAAGCTCTCAGAAACTCCGCTTTGGAAGTTTTCGGACCACACCGCAGCCGTCAAGGCTATCTCATGGTCTCCTCACCAGCGCGGCTTGCTCGCGTCTGGAGGTGGTACTGCTGATCGCCGTATCATCTTCCACGACACCGTCAAGGGATCAGTCATCAACGAGATTGACACAGGTAGCCAGGTCTGCAATATTGCTTGGTCAAAGAACTCCAACGAAATCGTCTCGACTCACGGCTACAGCCAGAACCAGATCGTTGTCTGGAAGTACCCTTCCATGACCCAGGTGGCCAGTCTGACAGGACACACCTATCGAGTGCTGTACCTGGCTATGAGCCCGGATGGCCGAACGATTGTGACTGGAGCTGGAGACGAGACTTTGAGATTCTGGTCGACATTTGGTCGACGGCCAGGAACTCGAGAGGATGGTGACAACGGAGGTCGACTTGCTGACTGGGCTGTTATTCGATGA
- a CDS encoding Glycerophosphocholine acyltransferase 1 yields MDDDTKAPSGASHGLKSDNISTDSDPVLTPGPEAPASPNSLPADSSLLDTPMLGATTPRSSLHSRNPSFSGSSSNHEDWDALPPLDRLTVLDLLDNFALPQQLEKLQKGISAQTDKVRRSREAIKSKTALARDRMVEEWRRRVPSADEQLDRYRKQMQRRVDKLGKRWNDTKVISAREKVSFIFGVMNIFVSGYLIGGFPEYFHLWYTVQLLYFMPIRFFTYHRRGYHYFLADLCYFVNFLLFLSIWVFPSSKRLFLAAYCLAFGNNAVAIIMWRNSLVFHSFDKVTSLFIHIMPCATLHCIVHLLSPETQRERFPAIWTVKTSPPGSPTAYANVVSMLAWSTIPYTIWQLSYYFFITVRRKEKIAAGRPTSFTWLRKSYSKTWIGKLVLARPERMQEACFMMIQYSYAVLTMLPCPLWFLSRWASTVFLIAVFTWSIYNGATYYIDVFGVRFQKELEAMKAEVIQWQNSPEHMPHSPPLGPRPEGSSAPDQIHKGATGSVSTSQIPSMNEVAREKDMLGDTSLPTDEAARPVSVDKIPLLDETRGSTSTGVDGERNDATRERKSGETPAA; encoded by the coding sequence ATGGATGACGATACCAAGGCACCTTCGGGTGCCTCCCACGGCCTCAAATCCGACAACATCTCTACTGATAGCGATCCCGTCCTTACCCCCGGGCCCGAAGCTCCTGCCTCTCCCAACTCCTTGCCCGCCGACTCTTCCCTACTTGATACACCAATGCTAGGTGCCACGACACCCAGAAGCTCGCTTCATTCGAGAAATCCATCCTTCTCTGGCAGCAGCTCTAACCATGAAGATTGGGACGCTCTGCCACCTCTCGATCGATTGACAGTCCTCGATCTACTCGACAACTTCGCGCTGCCCCAgcagcttgagaagctgcaaAAGGGCATCTCTGCTCAGACGGACAAAGTTAGGCGATCGAGAGAGGCGATCAAGTCCAAGACAGCGCTCGCTCGTGATCGCATGGTTGAGGAATGGCGGCGCCGCGTTCCTTCGGCTGACGAACAGCTCGATCGCTACCGCAAGCAGATGCAACGCCGTGTCGACAAGCTAGGAAAGCGTTGGAACGACACAAAGGTTATCAGCGCACGGGAAAAGGTGTCCTTCATCTTTGGCGTCATGAACATATTCGTCAGCGGATACCTCATCGGCGGATTCCCAGAGTACTTCCACCTGTGGTACACGGTGCAACTGTTGTACTTTATGCCTATCCGCTTCTTCACTTACCATCGACGCGGCTACCACTACTTCCTGGCGGATCTATGCTACTTCGTCAACTTTctgctcttcctctccatTTGGGTCTTCCCTAGTTCGAAGCGACTTTTCCTTGCCGCTTACTGTCTCGCGTTTGGAAACAATGCAGTTGCTATCATCATGTGGCGCAACTCACTCGTCTTTCACAGCTTCGACAAGGTCACTTCGCTCTTCATTCACATCATGCCTTGTGCAACTCTACATTGCATCGTCCACCTGTTGTCTCCGGAAACCCAGAGGGAACGATTTCCAGCGATCTGGACCGTCAAAACTTCGCCTCCAGGATCACCCACTGCATATGCGAACGTTGTCTCCATGCTGGCTTGGAGCACGATCCCGTACACTATCTGGCAGCTTTCGTACTACTTCTTCATTACGGTCCGTCGGAAGGAGAAGATTGCGGCCGGTCGGCCCACCTCGTTCACTTGGCTGCGAAAGTCGTACTCCAAGACATGGATCGGGAAGTTGGTGCTGGCACGACCTGAGCGCATGCAAGAAGCTTGTTTCATGATGATTCAGTACTCTTACGCTGTTCTCACCATGCTTCCTTGCCCTCTTTGGTTCTTGAGCCGCTGGGCCTCCACCGTGTTCCTCATCGCGGTCTTTACATGGAGCATCTACAACGGCGCCACATACTACATTGACGTGTTTGGTGTTCGGTTCCAGAAGGAATTGGAGGCTATGAAGGCGGAGGTGATTCAATGGCAGAACTCGCCAGAACACATGCCACACTCGCCTCCTTTGGGGCCTAGGCCGGAAGGATCCTCCGCTCCTGACCAGATTCACAAAGGAGCGACTGGTTCCGTGTCTACCAGCCAGATCCCATCGATGAACGAAGTAGCCCGCGAGAAAGACATGTTGGGCGACACCTCCCTACCCACAGATGAAGCCGCTCGGCCAGTGAGTGTGGATAAGATCCCTCTTCTCGACGAAACAAGGGGCTCGACCAGTACTGGAGTTGACGGGGAGCGTAATGACGCGACTCGGGAGAGGAAGTCGGGTGAGACACCCGCTGCTTGA
- a CDS encoding Structural maintenance of chromosomes protein, which produces MGKLIRLELFNFKSYKGHHTLLFGDSYFTSIIGPNGSGKSNSMDAISFVLGIKSSHLRSAHLKDLVYRGRVLKTAKINDDGSAQTNGDANGHADGDDKASRGDPKTAWVMAVYEDDAGEEQRWKRSITSQGASEYRINDRVVTAQQYNEALESENILIKARNFLVFQGDVEAIASQSPQDLTRLIEQISGSLEYKTDYEKTQAEAEQAVENQNYQLHKRRGINSEIKQFREQKKEADNFQKKTDDRDAAIVTHSLWKLYHFQKAIDDSFNAIQDHQQELKELRRNVESFEKRLEAARKEQASASRQVARIDKDIRAKQRSIEDKESSLVPIEEKIHESTQQVEGLQAQIAKVTKERDQQAEIVLKIQKDIENVEKAREVFENDYKEQMKKQGREVSDEDRREYNTLRAQVMSRSGPNQAKLENLERQRKADEVTVNNLKGKVDSIAASIEKIEAELTSIDERRTAAQTASKELSQEIDTKKKEFNQLQSERVRTSQKRTELEEKLEDVARKLREADDGRRQSAKDTRMKEMVSALKRMFPGVHGRIGQLVKPKQKKFDEAISVALGRDFDSVVVDTEKIGVECVQYLKEQRFPPMTFIPLDNIKVNAVNTAVKGFSGARLTIDTVEFDSVVERAVSYACGSSIVCDTLDIAKHICYDKKIPVKAVTLEGYIIHKAGLMTGGRGPESKNKRRFEEADVQNLQRMASKLKDEIERLPKADRRGTQEESLQIDLAGLERRLAAVKDELAAFNKNHASKKRELDNQKRQLRELEPKYQEQAAQLENTQRTCQEFRDAIAQVEDQVFADFCARLGYSDIRAYDASQGKLEQEVSEKRNQFEVQKQKLSRLLTWEQSRNNDTIARINRLQGVIRRVRNDAKTYVKEKDEIQNAMRDEQEELEALQETLEENKAELAEKNQKVSEAKVEVQKRSKDIDENLKEISALETTLQKNSASKSALLRRCRLEQIRIPLEEGTLDDLPTEDDLLRQDPDAMDLDDEDEEMMDMAMATYGIAIDFDSLDEELKASDDASVEESLSDKIANLTSELEKLNPNMRAMQRLEDVETRLKLTEQEYEDSKTAAHEAKEAFNEVKQKRFELFNKAFTHIQEQISHVYKDLTRSEAYPLGGQAYLDIEEDTDMPYLSGIKYHAMPPLKRFRDMEHLSGGEKTMAALALLFAIHSYQPSPFFVLDEVDAALDNANVDKIKKYIQDHSGPGMQFIVISLKAGLFQDSDSLVGVYRDQEVNSSRTLTLDLRNYA; this is translated from the exons ATGGGCAAGCTCATTCGTCTCGAGTTGTTCA ACTTCAAGTCCTACAAGGGCCACCATACCCTTCTCTTTGGCGATTCATACTTCACTTCCATCATCGGGCCCAATGGATCTGGGAAATCTAACTC TATGGACGCCATCTCCTTCGTCCTGGGCATCAAATCTTCCCACCTGCGCTCCGCCCACCTCAAGGATCTTGTCTACCGAGGGCGAGTCCTGAAAActgccaagatcaacgacGATGGCTCGGCTCAGACCAATGGTGACGCAAACGGCCATGCCGATGGAGACGACAAGGCTTCCCGAGGTGACCCCAAGACCGCTTGGGTCATGGCCGTGTACGAGGACGATGCTGGCGAGGAGCAGAGGTGGAAGCGCTCAATCACCAGCCAGGGCGCCAGCGAATACCGCATCAACGACCGTGTCGTCACCGCTCAGCAGTACAACGAAGCCCTCGAGTCGGAAAACATCCTTATCAAAGCCCGGAacttcctcgtcttccagggagatgttgaagcGATTGCGTCACAGTCCCCTCAGGACCTCACACGCTTGATTGAGCAGATCTCAGGCAGTCTGGAGTACAAGACAGACTACGAGAAGACACAAGCTGAGGCGGAGCAGGCGGTTGAGAACCAAAACTACCAGCTTCACAAGCGACGTGGCATCAATTCCGAGATCAAACAGTTCCGCGAACAAAAGAAAGAAGCCGACAACTTCCAGAAGAAAACAGATGATCGTGATGCGGCCATCGTCACACACAGCCTATGGAAGCTGTATCATTTCCAGAAGGCTATTGACGATTCATTTAACGCCATACAAGACCACCAACAAGAACTTAAGGAGTTGCGCCGCAACGTCGAATCTTTTGAGAAGCGTCTGGAAGCCGCCCGGAAGGAGCAAGCCTCGGCGAGTCGTCAGGTTGCTCGCATCGACAAGGATATCCGGGCCAAGCAGAGAAGTATTGAAGACAAGGAGAGCAGTCTTGTTCCGATCGAGGAAAAGATTCATGAATCAACACAACAAGTTGAGGGCCTACAGGCCCAAATTGCCAAGGTCACAAAAGAGCGTGACCAGCAGGCAGAGATCGTActcaagatccagaaggATATTGAGAATGTGGAGAAAGCCCGAGAAGTCTTCGAGAACGACTACAAGgagcagatgaagaagcaAGGGCGAGAGGTCAGCGATGAGGACCGAAGGGAGTACAACACTCTTCGTGCCCAGGTCATGTCTCGCTCTGGTCCAAATCAAGCCAAGCTTGAGAATCTCGAGCGACAGCGAAAGGCAGATGAGGTTACGGTCAACAACCTTAAGGGAAAAGTCGACAGTATTGCGGCAAGCATCGAGAAGATCGAAGCGGAGCTCACGAGCATCGACGAGAGGAGAACCGCAGCACAGACTGCCTCCAAGGAACTCTCACAGGAAATTGataccaagaagaaggagttcaACCAACTTCAGTCAGAGCGTGTCAGAACCAGTCAAAAACGAaccgagctcgaggagaagcttgaggacGTGGCCCGGAAGCTCAGggaggccgatgatggcagGCGGCAGAGCGCCAAAGACACCcggatgaaggagatggtgTCTGCTCTAAAGCGCATGTTCCCTGGTGTCCATGGCCGCATCGGTCAACTTGTCAAGCCGAAGCAGAAGAAGTTTGACGAAGCTATTTCTGTCGCCCTTGGAAGAGACTTTGACTCGGTTGTGGTCGACACGGAGAAGATCGGTGTCGAGTGCGTTCAGTATCTCAAGGAGCAGAGGTTCCCGCCAATGACCTTCATCCCCCTGGACAACATCAAGGTCAATGCTGTGAACACTGCAGTCAAGGGATTTTCTGGAGCCCGGTTGACCATTGACACTGTCGAATTCGATTCGGTTGTTGAGCGAGCCGTATCTTATGCATGCGGCAGCTCTATTGTGTGCGATACCCtcgacatcgccaagcaCATCTGCTACGACAAAAAGATTCCGGTCAAGGCTGTTACGCTCGAGGGTTATATCATCCATAAAGCAGGTCTTATGACAGGCGGTCGTGGGCCTGAGTCAAAGAACAAGAGGCGCTTCGAGGAAGCTGATGTTCAGAACCTTCAACGGATGGCCTCCAAGCTCAAAGATGAGATTGAGCGGTTGCCAAAGGCTGACAGACGTGGCACACAAGAAGAATCACTGCAAATCGATCTGGCTGGATTGGAGAGGCGCCTGGCAGCTGTCAAGGACGAGCTGGCTGCTTTCAACAAGAACCATGCAAGTAAGAAGCGTGAGTTGGATAACCAGAAGAGGCAGCTCAGGGAGCTGGAGCCCAAATACCAAGAGCAGGCGGCACAGCTGGAGAATACTCAGAGGACATGCCAGGAGTTCCGAGATGCTATTGCACAGGTTGAGGACCAGGTGTTCGCAGACTTTTGCGCGCGACTCGGTTACAGTGATATCCGTGCTTACGACGCTTCCCAAGGCAAGCTCGAGCAGGAGGTTTCGGAAAAGCGCAACCAGTTTGAGGTCCAGAAGCAGAAACTGTCGAGGCTATTGACTTGGGAACAGTCCCGCAACAACGACACAATCGCCCGGATCAACAGACTGCAAGGCGTCATTCGACGCGTCCGTAACGATGCCAAAACGTAtgtgaaggagaaggacgagattCAGAACGCGATGCGAGATGAGCAGGAAGAGTTGGAGGCTCTCCAGGAGACTCTTgaggagaacaaggccgAGCTTGCTGAGAAGAACCAGAAGGTgtccgaggccaaggtcgaggtgCAAAAACGCAGCAAGGACATCGATGAAAACCTGAAGGAGATCAGCGCGCTCGAAACGACCCTGCAAAAGAACAGTGCCAGCAAGTCAGCACTGCTCAGAAGATGTCGCCTGGAACAAATTCGCATACCCCTCGAGGAGGGTACCTTGGATGATCTGCCGACCGAAGACGATCTCCTTCGTCAAGATCCAGATGCCATGGATctagatgacgaggacgaggaaaTGATGGATATGGCAATGGCGACCTACGGAATTGCAATCGATTTTGACAGCCTCGACGAAGAGCTTAAAGCC TCGGACGATGCGAGTGTTGAAGAGAGCCTGTCAGACAAGATTGCAAATCTGACCTccgagctggagaagctgaatCCCAACATGCGAGCGATGCAGAGGTTGGAGGACGTGGAAACCAGACTCAAACTCACGGAACAAGAGTATGAGGACTCCAAAACggcagcacacgaggccaaggaggcctTCAACGAAGTCAAGCAAAAGAGGTTTGaactcttcaacaaggccTTTACCCACATCCAGGAACAAATATCGCACGTCTACAAGGATCTTACCCGATCAGAGGCATACCCCCTTGGTGGTCAGGCGTACCTGGACATTGAAGAGGATACGGATATGCCATACCTGTCGGGCATCAAGTATCATGCGATGCCACCGCTGAAGCGCTTCCGAGACATGGAACACCTGTCGGGAGGTGAGAAGACGATGGCTGCACTCGCGCTTCTCTTTGCTATCCACAGCTACCAGCCAAGTCCCTTCTTCGTCCTTGACGAGGTGGATGCCGCTTTGGATAACGCCAACgttgacaagatcaagaagtACATCCAGGACCATTCGGGACCTGGAATGCAGTTCATTGTCATCAGTCTCAAGGCTGGCCTCTTCCAAGACAGTGACAGTCTCGTAGGTGTATACCGCGATCAGGAGGTGAATAGTTCACGCACCCTTACTCTAGAT TTGAGAAATTACGCATGA
- a CDS encoding HTH TFE/IIEalpha-type domain-containing protein has product MDLAVTLIKSVMRAFYQTRDILVIDALILHEALRDDDLAYLMAINTKDLHKICGKLREDRFLTVHTRSELREGNPRPSNRTWYYINYRNTIDAIKWRVYTIDKEVQGTTQVASEKKEYFCSFCKAEWTAMEVLDNVGPDGFLCHRCHHTLTFEADRTSTGHEQSTRLNNQFKFISELLPKIDAVHIPECDFDRAFANARPVKRDATHQRAQTVAADAGANRPMAVKGLTNTGPQSIAVNISTSDGPTDAEKAAEQARKEKIAKQNALPSWMSNSTVTGESFSATATPGTTTTIKKEAAANSSLAAAPDTKATTQIDDIFEKLKAEQAAERAREEDEFGSEEEDEDEDEFEDVPPTGNVSSRDTPVTPAIKREATADGDNSDERQAKRVKVEPEPVVKKEEEEDEDSEEEIEFEDV; this is encoded by the exons ATGGATCTCGCAGTCACTCTCATCAAGTCCGTGATGCGGGCTTTCTACCAAACTCGCGACATACTTGTCATCGATGCGCTTATCCTCCATGAGGC GCTGAGAGATGATGACCTGGCCTACCTGATGGCCATCAATACAAAGGACCTCCACAAGATCTGCGGCAAGCTGCGTGAAGATAGATTCTTGACTGT GCACACGCGATCAGAGCTGCGAGAAGGAAACCCGAGACCGAGCAATCGAACTTGGTACTACATCAATTATCGAAATACCATTGACGCGATCAAATGGCGCGTCTACACGATCGACAAGGAGGTGCAGGGCACCACGCAAGTGGCcagcgagaagaaggaataCTTTTGCTCATTCTGCAAAGCGGAGTGGACAGCCATGGAGGTCTTGGACAACGTTGGTCCGGATGGTTTCCTGTGCCATCGCTGCCACCATACACTCACGTTTGAAGCAGACCGAACTTCGACCGGTCATGAGCAGTCCACTCGCCTCAACAACCAGTTCAAGTTCATCAGCGAGCTCCTGCCCAAGATCGACGCAGTCCACATCCCCGAATGTGACTTTGATCGCGCCTTTGCCAACGCTCGCCCAGTGAAGCGAGATGCGACACATCAGCGTGCCCAAACCGTCGCGGCGGACGCCGGCGCAAACCGACCCATGGCGGTTAAGGGCTTGACAAATACTGGGCCTCAGTCTATCGCAGTTAATATCTCGACTTCTGATGGGCCAACAGATGCTGAAAAGGCGGCGGAGCAAGCGCGCAAAGAAAAGATTGCCAAACAAAACGCGCTGCCATCCTGGATGTCCAACAGTACAGTCACCGGAGAGTCATTCTCGGCAACTGCTACACCAGGAACTACCACGActatcaagaaggaggccgctGCAAACTCATCACTTGCTGCTGCACCTGACACCAAGGCTACCACTCAGATTGATGATatctttgagaagctcaaagcAGAACAAGCTGCAGAGCGGGCTCGGGAAGAGGACGAATTCGGatctgaggaagaagacgaggacgaagatgagTTTGAAGACGTGCCACCAACAGGCAATGTATCCAGCCGGGACACTCCTGTCACACCAGCAATCAAGCGGGAAGCGACTGCAGACGGAGACAACTCGGATGAACGACAAGCGAAGCGAGTCAAGGTCGAACCTGAGCCGGTagtcaagaaggaagaagaggaagacgaggacagtgaagaagagattgagTTCGAGGATGTATAA